Genomic DNA from Coffea arabica cultivar ET-39 chromosome 7e, Coffea Arabica ET-39 HiFi, whole genome shotgun sequence:
CctttattttcaagtcaagaccataatagggtccttgggagttattacaacatgatctagcaatccacatggatttcataccttttctcatatttttctttacataacaatcattttgcatatgtccaaattggcaacaaaagtgacacatgatagaagtattttgcacatacgtggatttaatgcaactaattttcttacttcttatcatagcaaacttatttgtaccttgaaaagatttgctttcttttgtttgagaaaacgtttgtttttcattttggagaaactcgttcaaatcattaattcttttctttaacacattttgttcctccaacattttttcataaaactttgttttctcttccaacttccttttcaaattatttttgcaatcaaaaacacttttttgattttttaaatcatcattttccattctcaaacatttgttttcttgaaaaagtttggagttttcttccaacaaatcatttatttttgttttcaaatctttatttttagcataagattttctcaaacttttatgcattttaatcataagaattttcacatcatcatcttcattatcttcatcacaagaagagtgataagaacttacatcatcttctccaacggccattagtgccatttgggccaactcttctttttctctttttgaattgcattcatcccatgtaattttgcaatctcctcttgaacatctcttgttgaagatcttcttgaaacttttgatgtgaggagttatatcattgtccacttccatgatttcattacccatgaaggatgggttatcccccacttgagatgctttaaaagttatgcctctcttatacattcttgcattttcttcctcttgcactttgaatttcagctttaattcataagaggttagggtatccacaagagattcaatggacatagaatttaaatcctttgcctcttctatagcatttattttgttttcccattcttttggcaaggcattcaaaatctttctatttttctcacccaaataatattcttttccaagcaatttaagatcttcaataatgtcacaaaatctactacacatcttatcaacattttcaagaggatgtattttgaaaaattcatattgagaaacaagcaaagatttcttttgttctttaatatcttggttaccttcatgaaatacacacaatttatcccaaatatctttagctgatttacaacctttaatcctactagattcatttacatctaatgcattgtacaatatacacatggccttggcattcaaagaaaggtatctcttgtctttttcattcaattcttgtctagtctttaatctactcaaattggtggtagagtcaactattctagcttcataaggaccatcttctaccacataccataattcaatataaacggattgtaagaaaatcatcattctttgtttccacatgctaaaatgagaaccattaaacataggtggtctatcaatagattgcccttctaaaaaggaaacttttatggttgccatgatctttactccaagccgattgagcttggtctcaaggagaccaagctctgataccaattgtaaggccgggtgcaacccaatgagtacaaacaatttcacaatgatgcacaaagatatatcaaatttaagcacaataaagaaaacttaattaaagagaaaagataagaaatgcaaaccaaatatcaatccaatagcctcttcaatagatggcgatgctaaccaagatgtacaagtgaaggctcactccttcctcaccccaaacactctttggttgagccaaggagttttacaactattctagttaaccctcaacaacctacacttgaaagatcactcacccaattaagaactattttatacaaatgaggcaaccttcaccaaggttttaccacttcaagtgataggttcaccttcaccaaggttttactccacctagagagtaaccttcacttgagcaacctcacaacccaactttcccaaccccttatacaaccaacaaagaatctttctactcaaaaatctcacttgtaagcttgtattttgtgttggcaaaagtcctcTGCCTTCTTGtgttttggggtatttatagaaggtgagaaatggctccaaaaggctctccaacggtcaaatattaaatgctgtcgaaactagccgttggcctgtcgaacgtccgacaGTTTAGTCATCgcccgatcccatcgtccgaaaaatcagtcaagttgttgttcggacgtccgatgggattttatcgtccgagcttctgtgtccgaacgtcgtccagagagttatcaattCTTCGtagaatttttaggacgtccgatgagattgatgtgcgtccgaagcatgcgtccgatccatccggacgtccgatacttcctcacgagcgtccgacagaatttccttcttgatgttcttcatcctttcggacgtccgatagcttcctttcggacgtcccacatgagtgccctgtttttgcttcttcttttgtgccacaagaatctgttctaacaaattgctcacataaaaacattagcccaaatctacattttggtttgttaatcatcaaaactaaggactgatcaaccaaggtcaacaaatAATGTTAAAGTAATGATATGATTAATGTTTTTGTACATTAGACAGGTATAGTTcttaaaaataaattcaaatgtaAATCATTCATTCAATGGCAATccgtttggattgtaaatattGTAGGAgttttgtagaaaaaaaaaaacactattgTAACATTGTTTTAacatatgatgtatgtgaggtaaaaagatggttgaaaatgtgttaagGAATATTCTCATAGAAACTCAAAATATTTTCCATGAAGAATAAATTTTAATGTTTTCAActacaaaaaaatccaaaaaaaaaaaaaaaatagcgcACAAATGTATACATAATCATTTCTTTCGCTggaaaaactaaataataaaaatcaaagATTGAAAGGTTAGTTCTGTTTTTTTATAACTCTAGCATCATAATACTTGTATCAGGCTAATCTTCATCTGAATAAAATTCTTCACAAGCAACAGTTTGAATTGACCAAATCCAAATTGAATAAGATTGGTGCAATAAGTATAAGATCCGTAATCCAAGGTACTAATTAATTAAGAATCTAATTATGTCCAGCAATGACGTTTATATAAACAACTATGCCGTCCAAAACACGCTAAGAttcatttatatttaattatcaACTCCAACGTTATACTACACCGGCCACTTAATTAAGTACTTTAATCTTATTCAATTCcagtttttctattttgttgTTTGGATATATTACTGCAACAATTGTTCTTCTCTGCATCTGTACAGCCTTGTCCTCAAAATTTGGCAAGCCAGTGTAGCAATTAGCCCGGGAGAGATTAATTATAGAGCGATTAATGGCTGACAATAGGAAATTACACGTAGCAGTGTTCCCATGGCTAGCATTTGGCCACCTGATTCCATTTTTTGAGGTGGCCAAATTCATAGCTCAAAAGGGCCACAAAATTTCCTTCCTATCCACCCCTAGGAACATGAATCGCTTGCCAACTTTGCCTCCAGACTTAGTCCCGTGTTTTGATTTCGTTAATCTCACATTACCAAGGATAGAAAACCTTCCCGAAAATGCAGAGGCCACTATGGATGTTCCCCCTGAAGACATCCATTTTCTCAAGAAAGCATTTGATGGTCTTGAAGATGAGTTGACTCAGTTCCTTGAGTCTTCAACTCCTGATTGGATTATTTACGATTTTGCTCCTTATTGGTTACCTCCCATTGCTGCTCAGCTTAGAATTTCTCGTGCCCATTTCTTTGTGATTAATGCAtggtttttggatttttttggacCAACATCGGTCATGATCGATTCCCCCAAGAAAGATTTGACTCTTAAGGATTACACTGCCCCCCCGAAATGGATTCCATTTCCTACGAATTTAGCATATAGGATGTACGAGTGGAAACGGACTCTGGAGACGTCAAACAAGCCTGGAGGGAGCGTTACTGATACGTATCGGCTTGGCTCGGCCATATCGGGGTGTGACATGATTATAATTCGTCACTGCTTCGAGTTTGAACCGTTATGGTTGAACCTGCTCGAAGAACTTCATCATAAGCCAGTCATTCCACTCGGTCTCATGCCACCAGgtgatcaagaaattgaaaccaTTGACAAAAATGAATCGTGGGTTGCAATCAAGGAGTGGCTTGATGAGCAGAAGAAGTTGTCTGCGGTTTATGTAGCTTTGGGGAGTGAGGTGGGACTGAGTCAAGATGAACTCACTGAGTTAGCTCTTGGATTGGAGCTGTCAGGTTTAAGCTTCTTCTGGGCTTTAAGGAGGTCTGATTCGTTGGAGCTACCAAATGGGTTTCTGGAGAGAGTTAAGGACCGAGGGATTGTATGGGAAACTTGGGCTCCCCAATCCAAGATACTAAGTCATGACTCGGTCGGCAGTTTCTTGACCCACTGTGGCTGGAGTTCTATAATTGAGGGACTTGAGTTTGGTCGAGCACTAATAATGTTACCAATAGCTGTTGATCAAGGTTTGAATGCAAGGATTCTGGTGGATTCAAAGGTGGGTGTAGAAATTCCAAGAGATGAAAATGATGGTTCTTTCACTAGAAATTCTGTGGCCGAGTCAGTTAAGAAAGTAACAGTTTGTGAAGATGGTCAGATTTTCAGGGATAAAGCAAAGGAACTGAGTTATGTATTTGGAGATAAAGATATGCACAATAGGTacatgataatgataatgagtTAATAATGTATTTGGAAAATTGGACTGTGAATTATGATAATGAtcaatttttgtgttttgttttgttatatTATGTTGTTTCTCATTGTTAAAGTGTCATGTTGGTAATAATGGTGCCAATTCTTCAATTCCCCTGCGAAAATGTATCCAGTGGGGTACATTGCATGTCACAGTCTCAAGGGGAAATGAGCTACGGATAGAGATTAAAATATCCCAAGTTTATAACCCATGACATATGTTCTTGGGAAAAGAGACCAATGAACTTGATCAATATATCCAAATCTTGACCTCCATGTCAAAATTACTTGCCCCAATATTGCACTAAAAGTgcttaaaataaatgaaagttttGTAGGAGTATTTGTATTAGAATCTTTTCAACATAAGATTTTGATAGCTAGAAAAACTGATACATCTCAAAAAGTAATGATTAAAACATCTATGGagaacccaaaaagaaaaaagaaaaaaaaataaaaaagattcatgataaaaaaaaatgtagcaaAATTTGAGCTACTGAAAAGTACATTTGAGTTTCGTACTATTTCCAAAAATAGCAAATTCTTCTCTATCATAAGAAATGATGAAGGTCCAATATCAATTATTGGAAGCATGATTCATGTCGTTTACCCCTTAAAAGAAATTGACATGCAATTGAACAGAACATGAATCATATGGGTAAGCGCCAGAATGAAGACTATATAGCCTGTAATTCAGCAAACTAAATCATTGATAAACTTTAGCTTCTTATAAACCTCAGTATTAACGGGCCAACTCTCTGTTTGAATTGCAcgaaaacaaagaaattctgaaattttttgtAATGCATATGCATGCGTACCTTTATCCAGAAAATGTTATACAATATAATCTtgggaaaaatgcacttttcatcttCAAAATTTGGGCTGTTGActaatttcatcctcaaagtttcacccaaaacacatttcatcctcaaagttacgtaattttggccaattaaggacaattgacgGGAAATAAAGAAATTGGTGTTAAATCCAACTGTAAACCCAACAAAAAATGGATTTAACCGAATGGAGCCATTTTTTAACAGAACAAAAATTGTTGCAACGGACGAAAACCAacattcttctccttcttccctcTGTCTTTTTGCAaccccaaattttttttctcaatctcTGGATTTCTTAGACGTTTGCAAATGCCAAATCCAGTTGTAAGGTTCGTTTACTTGGTGGAGGTTGATTTCCACCACATCCCCATCCCTAACACCCACCTTGGTTTCTTCCTCCTTCACCTCCCTATCTCCAACCGTCTCTTTCACCCCCtctaccaccaccaccacctcctccacTACTGCCGCCGCCATCACCACCACTCCCACTTCCCCAACCATGGCCTCCACCATTTCCACCACCGCCGCCTCCTCCTCCACCTCCACCCCCACCCGCACCTCCACGTCCATCTCCACCGCCACCACTGCCAGCACCTCTGCCACCACTACCTCTCCTTCTACCGCATGTATGTTTTCCTCTCCTTTTCCTCCTTCCACCACCTCTCCCTCCACTACCACTTCCACCGCCTCCACCTCCATCTCCACCGCCGCCGCCACTACCGCCGCCGCCATCCCCTCCTTCTCCTCCACTACCTCCATAGTGCGCAACCTGATTGCCATTTACTTCCAGAACTCGTACCGTTATGGTGAACAATCACATTCCCATCCTTTGCATGTTGACCATTTCCACTCTCACTTCCCCAACCACCGCCTCCTCCATTTCCACCACCGCCTCCTCCCCCACCCCAAAACAATAGATGGGATTA
This window encodes:
- the LOC113700518 gene encoding putative UDP-rhamnose:rhamnosyltransferase 1, whose product is MADNRKLHVAVFPWLAFGHLIPFFEVAKFIAQKGHKISFLSTPRNMNRLPTLPPDLVPCFDFVNLTLPRIENLPENAEATMDVPPEDIHFLKKAFDGLEDELTQFLESSTPDWIIYDFAPYWLPPIAAQLRISRAHFFVINAWFLDFFGPTSVMIDSPKKDLTLKDYTAPPKWIPFPTNLAYRMYEWKRTLETSNKPGGSVTDTYRLGSAISGCDMIIIRHCFEFEPLWLNLLEELHHKPVIPLGLMPPGDQEIETIDKNESWVAIKEWLDEQKKLSAVYVALGSEVGLSQDELTELALGLELSGLSFFWALRRSDSLELPNGFLERVKDRGIVWETWAPQSKILSHDSVGSFLTHCGWSSIIEGLEFGRALIMLPIAVDQGLNARILVDSKVGVEIPRDENDGSFTRNSVAESVKKVTVCEDGQIFRDKAKELSYVFGDKDMHNRYMIMIMS